A region of Blastocatellia bacterium DNA encodes the following proteins:
- a CDS encoding carboxypeptidase regulatory-like domain-containing protein, translating into MSRRYLLQQAVACAVVILFTSLAWGQATGSLAGTVKDPAGAVVGGAQVTLRDAASGQSRSVVSDDTGRFRIENLAPGRYTIGVSHSGFKFAEGEVEISAGRTATLEIKLEIEAPHAEIGVSAKGAVAANADPTYRRLRDGNGFETYSVTNLTITRDVGTLTLKSGRISFLEPVAGRVVKAIFVGDGEFLLKPAIGIERNYLRLLTDREEVAETFEKLVLCFTDDTYQEVKRQAQAGEADKRTADVLHDFNRRMRHRPEQPRSLLEYLLAYEGENLDAEILADVYNPKRAGFFMAFINGKRFDDLRYVVRPRGALPQILSPEEVALINYEPGGDREGILYLAHFEPEYRGGKASSEEDKRIIDAEHYRIETVINGEKLTATADLTFTALGDGDRLLSFGLLPNLRVTRVHFGDSDIDYVQEPRKEDGSFYAVLPEALVKGKQYKITVEYQGNKVVEDEGGGNFAVGARTSWYPSVNAFNDRATFDLTFKVPKQYTLVGVGREVKTWREGDYAASQWVSDVPLAVAGFNYGDFKKKAIIDEPTKYGIEGYATSELPYYLKQAGEEIGAMTPARLTDKAIVEAQNSMRLFTHWFGEAPYGRIAITQQPQPNFGQSWPTLVYLPIISFFDATQRYMLLRRISGRLNEFLDEVTAHEVSHQWWGHIVGWASYHDQWLSEGFAEFSAGIYLQATEQSPDKYLRYWQHARERILEKNAFGRRANDAGPVWLGLRLNTFKTEGAYSNVVYPKGGYILHMLRTMMWDVKTHDDRFIAMMHDFVKTYTHRNASSEGFKAVVERHMTPGMDVDGNHRMDWFFNEWVYGTEIPRYRFQYSLVPEADGKVLLKGTLTQSEVSERFTMLVPVFLDFDGKLVRLGLVTINGNSTKDFQVRLPQKPKRVLINAYHDVLASESVSEQK; encoded by the coding sequence ATGTCACGACGCTATCTCTTGCAACAGGCCGTCGCCTGCGCGGTTGTCATCTTATTTACAAGTCTGGCCTGGGGACAGGCGACCGGCTCGCTCGCCGGCACGGTCAAAGACCCTGCGGGCGCAGTCGTTGGCGGCGCGCAGGTGACCTTGCGCGATGCCGCTTCCGGCCAGTCGCGCAGCGTCGTGAGCGACGACACGGGGAGGTTCCGCATCGAGAACCTCGCGCCCGGACGGTACACAATCGGCGTCTCTCACAGCGGCTTCAAATTCGCCGAGGGCGAAGTCGAAATCAGCGCCGGTCGCACCGCGACGCTAGAGATCAAGCTTGAGATCGAAGCGCCGCACGCCGAGATCGGCGTCTCGGCCAAAGGCGCGGTCGCCGCCAACGCCGATCCGACCTATCGCCGTCTGCGCGACGGCAACGGCTTCGAGACTTACTCGGTAACTAACCTTACAATCACGCGCGACGTCGGCACGCTGACCTTGAAGAGCGGGCGCATCAGTTTCCTTGAGCCGGTCGCGGGCCGCGTCGTCAAAGCCATCTTCGTCGGCGACGGCGAATTCCTGCTCAAGCCGGCCATCGGCATCGAGCGCAATTACCTGCGCCTGCTCACCGACCGGGAAGAGGTGGCCGAAACTTTTGAAAAGCTCGTGCTCTGCTTCACGGACGACACCTACCAGGAGGTGAAGCGGCAAGCGCAGGCCGGCGAAGCCGATAAACGGACGGCGGATGTGCTTCACGACTTCAACCGCCGCATGCGCCACCGCCCTGAGCAGCCGCGCAGCCTGCTCGAATACCTGCTGGCTTACGAAGGCGAAAACCTCGACGCCGAAATCCTCGCCGATGTCTACAACCCGAAGCGCGCCGGCTTCTTTATGGCTTTCATCAACGGCAAGCGCTTCGACGACCTGCGCTACGTCGTCCGCCCGCGCGGCGCGCTGCCGCAGATTCTCTCGCCCGAAGAGGTGGCGCTCATCAACTACGAGCCGGGAGGCGACCGCGAAGGCATCCTCTACCTCGCGCACTTCGAGCCGGAGTACCGCGGCGGCAAGGCGAGTTCCGAAGAAGACAAGCGCATCATTGACGCCGAGCACTACCGCATCGAGACCGTCATCAATGGCGAAAAGCTGACGGCGACGGCAGATCTCACGTTCACGGCGCTCGGCGACGGCGACCGCCTGCTGAGCTTCGGGTTGCTGCCGAACCTGCGGGTGACGCGCGTCCACTTCGGCGACAGTGACATTGATTACGTTCAAGAGCCGCGCAAGGAAGACGGCTCGTTTTACGCGGTGCTGCCCGAAGCCCTGGTCAAAGGCAAGCAGTACAAGATCACCGTCGAGTACCAGGGCAACAAGGTCGTCGAAGACGAAGGCGGCGGCAACTTCGCCGTTGGCGCGCGCACCAGTTGGTATCCATCTGTAAACGCCTTCAACGACCGCGCCACCTTCGACCTGACTTTCAAGGTGCCGAAGCAGTACACGCTGGTCGGCGTCGGGCGCGAAGTGAAGACATGGCGCGAAGGCGATTACGCGGCCTCGCAGTGGGTGTCGGACGTGCCGCTGGCGGTCGCCGGCTTCAACTATGGCGACTTCAAAAAGAAAGCCATCATTGATGAGCCGACGAAATATGGCATCGAAGGCTACGCGACCTCTGAGCTGCCCTATTACTTGAAGCAGGCGGGCGAAGAGATCGGCGCGATGACGCCGGCGCGGCTGACGGACAAGGCCATCGTCGAGGCGCAGAACTCGATGCGCCTCTTTACACACTGGTTCGGCGAAGCGCCTTATGGCCGCATCGCCATCACGCAGCAGCCGCAGCCCAATTTTGGCCAGTCGTGGCCGACGCTCGTCTACTTGCCGATCATCTCTTTCTTCGACGCGACGCAGCGCTATATGCTGCTGCGGCGCATATCAGGGCGGCTGAACGAATTCCTCGACGAGGTGACGGCGCACGAGGTGTCGCACCAGTGGTGGGGCCACATCGTCGGCTGGGCGTCGTATCACGACCAGTGGCTGTCGGAAGGCTTCGCAGAGTTTTCGGCGGGCATCTACTTGCAGGCGACCGAGCAGAGTCCCGACAAGTACCTGAGGTACTGGCAGCACGCCCGCGAGCGCATACTTGAGAAGAACGCCTTCGGGCGGCGCGCCAACGATGCCGGGCCGGTCTGGCTGGGGTTGCGCCTGAACACCTTCAAGACGGAGGGCGCGTACTCCAACGTCGTCTACCCCAAAGGCGGCTACATCCTGCATATGCTGCGCACGATGATGTGGGACGTGAAGACGCACGACGACCGCTTCATCGCCATGATGCATGACTTCGTCAAGACCTACACGCACCGCAACGCTTCGAGCGAAGGCTTCAAGGCGGTCGTCGAAAGGCACATGACGCCGGGCATGGACGTAGATGGCAATCACCGCATGGACTGGTTCTTCAACGAGTGGGTTTATGGCACAGAGATTCCGCGCTACCGCTTTCAATACAGCCTGGTGCCCGAAGCCGATGGCAAGGTGCTGCTGAAAGGCACGCTGACGCAGTCAGAGGTGTCGGAGCGCTTCACGATGCTGGTGCCGGTCTTCCTCGACTTCGACGGCAAGCTGGTGCGCCTCGGGCTGGTGACGATCAACGGCAACTCGACGAAAGACTTTCAGGTGCGCTTGCCGCAGAAGCCGAAGCGCGTCCTCATCAACGCCTACCACGACGTGCTGGCGTCTGAATCCGTCAGCGAGCAGAAATGA
- the tsaA gene encoding tRNA (N6-threonylcarbamoyladenosine(37)-N6)-methyltransferase TrmO yields the protein MFTPRPIGTVRSAYTETAQIPKGCGARHDAEGVLELLPEFEEGLKDIEGFSHLFVIWVFDRATGYELVGAPPTDPRPHGVFATRSPRRPNPLGLTVVELLRREGRRLYVHGLDMLDGTPILDIKPYLSSIPAERLRRGWLAEAEARQASEKNP from the coding sequence ATGTTTACTCCGCGACCCATCGGCACGGTTCGCTCGGCCTACACGGAGACCGCGCAAATCCCTAAAGGCTGCGGTGCGCGGCATGACGCGGAGGGCGTGCTGGAACTGCTGCCCGAGTTTGAAGAGGGCCTGAAAGATATCGAAGGCTTCTCGCACCTGTTCGTCATCTGGGTTTTTGATCGCGCCACGGGCTATGAGCTGGTGGGCGCGCCGCCGACTGACCCGCGCCCGCACGGCGTCTTTGCGACCCGCTCACCGCGCCGGCCAAACCCGCTCGGCCTCACCGTCGTCGAGTTGCTGCGCCGCGAAGGGCGGCGGCTCTACGTTCACGGCTTGGACATGCTGGATGGGACGCCGATTCTCGACATCAAGCCGTACCTCTCTAGCATACCGGCAGAGCGCTTGCGGCGCGGCTGGCTGGCCGAAGCCGAAGCGCGCCAGGCGTCCGAGAAGAATCCCTGA
- a CDS encoding RDD family protein has product MLDDELVIETPERVELHYVLANVGNRFLAAAIDHLIQALLILLVLLIAGAFSDGPLFRGSAVWAAAIAVLLVFGIIWGYFVAFETLWSGQTPGKRWMRLRVIREDGRPVRFFEVFVRNLLRLVVDLLPPTTYAIGVISIIFSARSKRVGDFVAGTVVVKERATEAPSLDDIIKISNIEQERLERAAPAAFTLDTRLLNEAELRAIEVFLKRRYELTPVNRTALATRIAQPLLARLNLAADGLAPEAVLEEIERQRRAQSRYV; this is encoded by the coding sequence ATGCTGGATGATGAACTGGTAATCGAGACCCCCGAGCGCGTCGAGCTGCATTATGTGCTCGCCAATGTCGGCAACCGCTTTCTGGCGGCGGCCATCGATCATCTGATTCAAGCGTTGTTGATTCTGCTGGTGCTGCTGATTGCCGGGGCGTTCAGCGACGGGCCGCTGTTTCGCGGCTCGGCGGTCTGGGCGGCGGCGATTGCCGTGCTGTTGGTCTTTGGGATTATCTGGGGCTACTTCGTCGCCTTCGAGACGCTGTGGAGCGGCCAGACGCCGGGCAAGCGCTGGATGCGGCTGCGCGTCATCCGTGAAGACGGACGGCCCGTGCGCTTCTTCGAGGTCTTCGTCCGCAACCTGCTCCGCCTGGTCGTTGATCTGCTGCCGCCGACGACCTACGCGATTGGCGTCATCTCGATTATCTTCAGCGCCCGCTCCAAGCGCGTCGGCGATTTCGTCGCCGGCACGGTGGTCGTCAAAGAGCGCGCCACCGAAGCGCCGTCGCTCGACGACATCATCAAGATTTCTAACATCGAGCAGGAGCGCCTGGAGCGCGCCGCGCCCGCCGCCTTTACCCTCGACACACGCCTGCTCAACGAGGCAGAGCTACGCGCGATTGAAGTCTTTCTCAAGCGCCGCTACGAGCTGACGCCGGTCAATCGCACGGCGCTGGCAACGCGCATCGCTCAACCTTTGCTGGCGCGGCTCAACCTTGCAGCCGACGGGCTCGCCCCCGAAGCGGTGCTGGAAGAGATCGAGCGCCAGCGCCGCGCTCAGTCGCGCTACGTCTGA
- the tmk gene encoding dTMP kinase, with product MTRVGLFITMEGLDGCGKSTQLERLAAALGERGHDVMVTREPGGTPLGEGVRGLLTSAVSDGIVPTAELMLIVGARAQHVAQVIRPALAAGRVVISDRYTDSSVAFQGYGRGLDLGLIERVNLAATEGLRPALTILLDLEPEAAQARMSARPVGGLLGALDVEKLDFHARVRRGYLELAAAEADRVRVVQAAGSSDETHAAVMQVVLQRVTSDE from the coding sequence ATGACCCGCGTCGGACTGTTCATCACAATGGAAGGGCTGGATGGCTGCGGCAAGAGCACGCAGCTTGAGCGGCTGGCGGCGGCGCTCGGCGAGCGCGGCCACGACGTGATGGTGACGCGCGAGCCGGGCGGCACGCCCTTAGGCGAAGGCGTGCGTGGCCTTTTGACATCCGCAGTCAGCGACGGCATTGTGCCGACGGCAGAGCTGATGTTGATCGTCGGCGCGCGCGCTCAACACGTCGCCCAGGTGATCCGACCGGCGCTGGCCGCTGGCCGTGTGGTCATCAGCGACCGCTACACCGATTCGAGCGTTGCCTTTCAAGGCTACGGTCGCGGGCTCGACCTCGGCTTGATTGAAAGGGTGAATCTGGCAGCGACCGAAGGGCTGCGACCCGCCCTGACGATTCTTCTCGACCTGGAGCCGGAAGCGGCGCAGGCGCGCATGAGCGCGCGCCCTGTGGGCGGCTTGCTGGGCGCGCTCGATGTCGAAAAGCTCGACTTTCACGCGCGCGTCCGTCGCGGCTATCTCGAACTGGCGGCTGCGGAAGCCGACCGCGTCCGCGTCGTCCAGGCCGCCGGCAGCAGTGACGAGACCCACGCCGCTGTGATGCAAGTCGTATTACAGAGGGTGACAAGTGACGAGTGA
- the hfq gene encoding RNA chaperone Hfq has translation MEKPSQQNTIQDSFLNSARKERSNVTIYLMSGVKLTGRIKSFDKYSVILEAGAQEQLIFKHAISTVSLPRGGGRDFHYSRDSREGRGPERGPERGPEREHHPEREHPSEANPSGSAAGGDRS, from the coding sequence ATGGAAAAACCATCGCAACAAAACACAATCCAAGACAGCTTTCTCAACAGTGCCCGCAAAGAACGCAGCAACGTCACCATCTACTTGATGAGCGGAGTCAAGCTGACGGGGCGGATCAAGAGCTTCGACAAGTATTCGGTGATTCTGGAGGCAGGGGCGCAGGAGCAACTCATCTTCAAGCACGCCATCTCGACGGTCTCGTTGCCGCGCGGCGGCGGGCGTGACTTTCATTACAGCCGTGACAGCCGCGAAGGCCGCGGCCCGGAGCGCGGTCCTGAGCGTGGCCCTGAGCGCGAGCATCACCCCGAGCGCGAGCATCCATCGGAAGCGAACCCCAGCGGATCGGCAGCCGGCGGCGACCGTTCTTGA
- a CDS encoding DUF4912 domain-containing protein, whose amino-acid sequence MFVLRPASGFGTAPVKPIEPDQPAAEDAAAAAASDEPYIDEGLPVPEGYGVDIIRALLQDPFRIFIYWEVRPESLKGLTRIFSEAEAAAFRTTLKLRDMDGSQEAFFEVGPRGRYWMMVFPDRTYEFEIGVRSPAHGYIALVRSNQVRTPRGTVSPVPAPEPAYQMTTPEFLGVLQASGFAPEQAMEITVAPMPGSTADGQQIANLLLKLPESVRNALLITAIGGDLTVDVIDALPEPFRSELLKLYYSSEGRLASVGLAHYLPEVLREAIEDERELIGDRAHPLHVTPRFFAGASECMPPGEEFHLPRLPQFRVPGSWFLVPSTSSRKP is encoded by the coding sequence ATGTTTGTTCTAAGGCCCGCGTCCGGGTTCGGCACCGCGCCGGTTAAACCCATTGAGCCGGATCAGCCCGCCGCCGAAGACGCCGCCGCCGCCGCGGCGAGCGACGAACCCTACATCGATGAAGGGCTGCCGGTGCCGGAAGGCTACGGCGTTGACATCATTCGCGCCCTGCTGCAAGACCCGTTTCGCATCTTCATCTACTGGGAGGTGCGCCCGGAAAGTCTCAAGGGGTTGACGCGGATTTTTTCCGAAGCCGAGGCCGCCGCGTTCCGCACCACGCTCAAGCTGCGCGACATGGACGGCAGCCAGGAAGCCTTCTTTGAAGTCGGGCCGCGCGGGCGCTACTGGATGATGGTCTTCCCCGACCGCACCTACGAATTCGAAATCGGCGTGCGCTCGCCGGCGCACGGCTACATCGCGCTGGTGCGCTCGAATCAGGTACGCACGCCGCGCGGCACGGTCTCGCCGGTGCCCGCGCCTGAGCCGGCCTACCAGATGACGACGCCGGAATTTCTCGGCGTCTTGCAGGCTTCGGGATTTGCGCCCGAGCAGGCGATGGAGATCACCGTAGCGCCGATGCCGGGCTCGACCGCCGACGGCCAGCAGATCGCCAACCTGCTGCTCAAGCTGCCCGAATCTGTGCGCAACGCGCTGCTGATTACCGCCATCGGCGGCGACCTCACCGTTGATGTGATTGACGCGCTGCCTGAACCCTTCCGCAGCGAGTTGTTGAAACTCTACTACTCCAGCGAAGGCCGGTTGGCGTCGGTCGGACTGGCGCACTACTTGCCGGAAGTGCTGCGCGAGGCGATTGAAGACGAGCGTGAATTGATTGGCGACCGCGCCCACCCGCTGCACGTCACGCCGCGCTTCTTTGCGGGGGCCAGCGAGTGTATGCCGCCGGGCGAAGAGTTTCATCTGCCGCGCCTGCCGCAATTCAGAGTGCCCGGTTCCTGGTTCCTGGTTCCCAGTACGTCGTCGCGCAAGCCGTGA